The following are from one region of the Nicotiana tomentosiformis chromosome 7, ASM39032v3, whole genome shotgun sequence genome:
- the LOC138895628 gene encoding zinc finger BED domain-containing protein RICESLEEPER 2-like, with protein sequence MAEVESRVSGVGSSESEITSSPTNSVETSQGPKKRKSVQCRSTAWDHFEKFKDDNGGDRAKCRYCGRDYKADSRLNGTTSLNTHLKKCPKIPRKVDNTQTQLCLQKDGQINGVVLWKFEQELVRRALVEMVITEELPFSFVEKKGFKKFMSIAQPLFNVPSRRTITRDCFQVYNEERLTLMKNFREVKPKICLTTDTWTLLQRINYMYLTGHFIDRDWVLHKRILNFCPISSHKGDEMAKVIGNCLLEWKLDKVFTVTVDNASSNDVTVKELSKQLDMWKTNSMSGKHLHVRCMAHILNLIVQDGLKEIDVSVKRVRQAVRYVRSSPQRSLKFRECCAHQEVECSKILCLDVPTRWNSTYLMLETTQNFEKAFDKLHLFDDGFSTHLCTHVCEDRNIAGPFVCDDWVNVRNVIKFLERFHELTENFLGSRYVTSNCHFEDICELDSHLKACLASDDTNLSTMSGKMKEKFKKYWGEPEKMNKMIFIVSVLDPHNKLEYVGFALEEMFGEGPGKKLTAEWECENKICENKAIVEKEKGRL encoded by the exons ATGGCAGAAGTTGAAAGTAGAGTAAGTGGGGTGGGTTCATCTGAAAGCGAAATCACATCTTCACCTACAAATTCAGTTGAAACTAGTCAAGgcccaaaaaaaagaaaatccGTACAATGTAGATCAACTGCTTGGGATCATTTTGAAAAGTTTAAAGATGATAATGGAGGTGATAGAGCAAAGTGTAGATATTGTGGTCGTGATTATAAGGCTGATTCACGATTGAATGGAACAACATCCTTGAATACTCATTTAAAGAAGTGTCCAAAAATACCACGAAAAGTTGATAATACTCAAACACAATTGTGTTTACAAAAGGATGGGCAAATTAATGGTGTGGTGCTTTGGAAATTTGAACAAGAACTAGTTAGGAGGGCTTTAGTTGAGATGGTAATTACGGAGGAATTACCTTTTAGTTTTGTTGAAAAGAAAGGCTTTAAGAAGTTTATGAGCATAGCCCAACCTCTATTTAATGTTCCTTCTCGTAGGACAATTACAAGGGATTGTTTTCAAGTTTACAATGAAGAAAGGCTTACACTAATGAAAAATTTCAGAGAAGTAAAACCAAAAATTTGCCTTACTACAGACACATGGACTTTATTACAAAGAATTAACTATATGTATTTGACGGGTCATTTTATTGATAGAGATTGGGTgttgcataaaagaatactaaATTTTTGCCCTATCTCTAGTCATAAGGGTgacgaaatggcaaaagttattGGTAATTGTTTGCTTGAATGGAAATTGGATAAGGTATTCACTGTTACTGTTGATAATGCTTCTTCGAATGATGTCACGGTCAAAGAATTGTCTAAACAACTAGATATGTGGAAAACTAATTCGATGAGTGGTAAGCATCTTCATGTGAGATGCATGGCTCACATACTTAATCTAATTGTGCAAGATGGTTTGAAGGAAATTGATGTTTCTGTAAAACGTGTTAGACAAGCTGTGAGGTATGTGAGATCATCTCCGCAAAGGTCCTTAAAGTTTAGGGAATGTTGTGCACATCAAGAGGTAGAATGTAGCAAAATATTGTGTTTGGATGTTCCTACaaggtggaattccacctactTGATGTTGGAAACGACGCAAAACTTTGAGAAGGCCTTTGACAAGCTTCATCTTTTTGATGATGGATTTTCTACTCATCTTTGTACGCATGTTTGTGAAGATAGGAATATTGCAGGTCCATTTGTATGTGATGATTGGGTGAATGTGAGAAACGTGATAAAGTTTCTTGAAAGATTTCACGAGCtcaccgaaaattttttaggttcACGTTATGTTACTTCTAATTGTCATTTTGAGGATATATGTGAGCTTGATAGTCATTTGAAAGCTTGTTTAGCTAGTGATGATACTAATTTGAGTACGATGTCAGGGAAGATGaaagaaaagtttaaaaaatattgggGTGAACCAGAAAAGATGAATAAAATGATATTCATTGTTTCTGTATTAGATCCTCATAATAAATTAGAGTATGTTGGTTTTGCACTTGAGGAAATGTTCGGGGAGGGACCAGGGAAGAAATTAACTGCCGAA TGGGAATGTGAGAACAAAATATGTGAGAACAAAGCAATTGTTGAAAAGGAAAAAGGAAGACTCTAG
- the LOC104117361 gene encoding peroxisome biogenesis protein 7, which yields MPVFRTPFNGYSVKFSPFYENKIAVATAQNFGILGNGRVHILQLTPNGPISEIAAYDTADGVYDVCWSEAHDSLVIAASGDGSVKLYDLSLPPTNNPIRAFKEHTREVHAVDYNTVRKDSFLSASWDDTVKLWTVDRNASVRTFKEHAYCVYSTAWNPRHADIFASASGDCTARIWDVREPGSTMILPAHEFEILSCDWNKYDDCIIATASVDKSIKVWDVRNYRVPISVLNGHGYAVRKVRFSPHRASAMVSCSYDMTVCMWDYMVEDALIGRYDHHTEFAVGVDMSVLVEGLLASTGWDELVYVWQHGMDPRAP from the exons ATGCCGGTATTCAGAACCCCCTTTAACGGTTACTCCGTCAAATTCAGCCCCTTTTACGAAAACAAAATCGCCGTCGCCACCGCACAGAATTTCGGCATTCTTGGTAACGGCAGAGTTCACATTCTTCAGCTCACTCCAAACGGACCCATATCGGAAATCGCCGCTTACGACACCGCTGACGGCGTTTACGACGTTTGCTGGTCTGAAGCTCACGATTCTCTCGTAATCGCCGCAAGCGGCGATGGTTCTGTAAAACTCTACGACCTTTCTTTGCCTCCCACCAACAACCCGATTCGTGCCTTCAAGGAACATACACGTGAGGTGCACGCTGTAGATTATAATACAGTGAGAAAAGATTCCTTCTTGTCAGCTTCTTGGGACGATACTGTGAAGCTGTGGACAGTGGATAGGAATGCTAGTGTACGGACTTTTAAGGAGCATGCTTATTGTGTGTATTCCACAGCTTGGAATCCAAGGCATGCTGATATTTTTGCATCTGCTTCTGGGGATTGTACTGCTCGTATCTGGGATGTCCGTGAACCAG GGTCTACCATGATTCTGCCTGCACACGAGTTTGAAATTCTCTCATGCGACTGGAATAAGTATGATGATTGTATCATTGCAACCGCATCAGTTGATAAGTCAATCAAGGTTTGGGATGTTAGGAATTATAGAGTGCCAATTTCCGTGCTTAATGGGCATGGATATGCAGTGAGGAAAGTGAGGTTTTCACCACATAGAGCGAGTGCGATGGTTTCATGTTCATATGACATGACTGTTTGCATGTGGGATTACATGGTGGAAGATGCACTTATTGGGAGGTATGATCATCACACAGAGTTTGCTGTCGGAGTTGATATGAGCGTTCTCGTTGAAGGGCTATTGGCTAGTACAGGATGGGATGAACTTGTTTATGTTTGGCAACATGGAATGGACCCTAGAGCACCCTGA